In Ferrigenium kumadai, the DNA window CATCGGCGCGCTGGTGCAGATCGCGCCGCCGCAGGTGTTCGGGCTGGATCGTCCGGAGGGATGGATACGCGGGTTGGCGGTGGTGGCCATCGCGCTCACTGCGGTCAATATGCTCGGTGGCTTTGCCGTGACCCGGCGCATGCTGTCGATGTTCCGCAAATAAGGATAGATAAATATGTCTGCAAGCTTGGCAACTGTTTCTTATATTGGTGCAATCATTCTGTTCATCCTCAGCCTGGGCGGCCTGTCCAGTCCTGAGTCTTCGCGTCGCGGCAATCTCTACGGCATGATCGGCATGACGATCGCCGTGCTGGCGACGGTGTTCGGTCCCCGTGTTTCGATGGCTGGGATTCCCTGGATCATAGCCGCGATGGTGGTGGGAGGCAGCGTCGGACTCTATGCAGCGCGCAAGGTGCAAATGACACAGATGCCCGAACTGGTCGCGCTGATGCACAGTCTGGTCGGTCTCGCTGCCTGTCTGGTCGGTTTCGCCAATTACATCGACCCGATGGCGGCTCTGAATCTGTCCAGTGCCGAAAAAGCGATCCACGAGATCGAGGTCTATCTCGGCATCCTGATCGGCGCGGTGACCCTCTCCGGCTCCCTCATCGCTTTCGGCAAGCTGTCGGGCAAGATCGGCGGCAAGCCGCTGCTGCTGCCGGGACGCCACTTCCTGAACCTGCTGGGCCTGCTGGTCGTCATCGCGTTCGGCTGGCAGTTCCTGCACGCCGAAACCATCAGTGCGGGCATGATCGCACTGGCCGTGATGACAGTGATCGCATTGCTGTTCGGCATCCACATGGTGATGGCCATCGGCGGCGCCGACATGCCGGTGGTGGTGTCCATGCTGAACAGCTACTCCGGCTGGGCGGCAGCGGCAACCGGCTTCATGCTGAACAACGACCTCCTGATCGTCACCG includes these proteins:
- the pntB gene encoding Re/Si-specific NAD(P)(+) transhydrogenase subunit beta translates to MSASLATVSYIGAIILFILSLGGLSSPESSRRGNLYGMIGMTIAVLATVFGPRVSMAGIPWIIAAMVVGGSVGLYAARKVQMTQMPELVALMHSLVGLAACLVGFANYIDPMAALNLSSAEKAIHEIEVYLGILIGAVTLSGSLIAFGKLSGKIGGKPLLLPGRHFLNLLGLLVVIAFGWQFLHAETISAGMIALAVMTVIALLFGIHMVMAIGGADMPVVVSMLNSYSGWAAAATGFMLNNDLLIVTGALVGSSGAILSYIMCRAMNRNFISVIAGGFGTGGGKPAKAGGDAQPAGEVVAISAAETAELLSSAKNVIIVPGYGMAVAQAQHAVYEITQLLRERGVNVRFGIHPVAGRMPGHMNVLLAEARVPYDIVMEMDEINGDFPDTDVAIVIGANDIVNPAAQEEPGSPIAGMPVLEVWKAKTSIMMKRSMASGYAGVDNPLFYKENNRMLFGDAKKTLEEVLVALKA